One genomic segment of Panicum virgatum strain AP13 chromosome 2N, P.virgatum_v5, whole genome shotgun sequence includes these proteins:
- the LOC120659034 gene encoding uncharacterized protein LOC120659034 isoform X1 has translation MNAKALVAGGVLLRRVKAESDKRLEAAAEQLHLTVENEKLKKEIAVLQALDDLRKKQNEELEERARRHDTVVSEMQKELDSKEATIEGLRQEIVKSVDNAKKAESLAVQLSGECSKKDQLIEKLQEEARENTQLLSEATEEIVEKSSEIYEAYRDALATFGAEPNLC, from the coding sequence ATGAACGCGAAGGCTCTCGTGGCTGGGGGAGTACTGTTGCGCCGGGTGAAGGCGGAGTCTGACAAGAGGCTCGAAGCTGCGGCTGAACAGCTTCATTTGACTGTGGAGAACGAGAAGCTCAAAAAGGAGATAGCGGTGCTTCAAGCTCTTGATGACTTGCGGAAAAAACAGAACGAAGAGTTGGAGGAGAGGGCGCGACGCCATGATACTGTTGTTTCTGAAATGCAGAAAGAATTGGATTCGAAGGAGGCCACCATTGAGGGCCTGAGGCAGGAAATTGTGAAAAGTGTTGATAACGCCAAGAAGGCGGAGAGTCTCGCTGTTCAACTCTCCGGCGAGTGCTCTAAGAAGGATCAACTTATTGAGAAATTACAAGAGGAAGCCCGAGAGAACACGCAACTGCTTAGCGAGGCCACTGAAGAAATAGTTGAAAAGAGCTCAGAGATCTACGAAGCTTACAGAGATGCGCTCGCGACCTTCGGGGCAGAGCCGAACCTTTGTTGA
- the LOC120659034 gene encoding uncharacterized protein LOC120659034 isoform X2 has product MLKEFAVLGNILTDISDNSAVISCENAFALLEHEGYQDLGKITAPGYQFPESSELETYCGRIQTVKKAFLRRFWLSAGRQTLRDIARQRLEESKRACEAAKGVVNEGVDPGELTGASGQIGSDNDEEDPKV; this is encoded by the exons ATGCTCAAGGAATTTGCCGTCTTGGGAAATATCTTGACTGATATCTCAGACAACTCGGCAGTTATCTCTTGTGAGAATGCCTTCGCCTTGCTCGAGCATGAAGGCTATCAAGACCTGGGCAAGATTACTGCTCCTGGGTATCAGTTCCCGGAGTCCTCGGAGTTGGAAACCTATTGTGGCCGAATTCAAACTGTGAAGAAGGCTTTTCTGCGAAGGTTCTGGCTGTCTGCTGGTCGCCAAACTTTGCGTGACATAGCTCGCCAGCGTCTTGAAGAG TCCAAACGAGCTTGTGAGGCCGCAAAAGGAGTTGTCAACGAAGGTGTAGATCCTGGAGAACTCACTGGGGCATCTGGCCAGATCGGGAGCGATAACGACGAAGAAGACCCGAAGGTCTAG